Proteins co-encoded in one Manis pentadactyla isolate mManPen7 chromosome 17, mManPen7.hap1, whole genome shotgun sequence genomic window:
- the TPT1 gene encoding translationally-controlled tumor protein isoform X1, which translates to MIIYRDLISPDDEMFSDIYKIREIADGLCLEVEGKMVSRTEGNIDDALIGGNASAEGPEGDGTESTVVTGVDIVMNHHLQETSFTKEAYKKYIKDYMKSIKGKLEEHRPERVKPFMTGAAEQIKHILANFKNYQFFIGENMNPDGMVALLDYREDGVTPYMIFFKDGLEMEKC; encoded by the exons ATGATCATCTACCGGGACCTCATCAGCC CAGATGATGAGATGTTCTCCGACATCTACAAAATCCGGGAGATCGCGGACGGGCTGTGCCTGGAGGTGGAGGGGAAG ATGGTCAGTAGGACAGAGGGTAACATTGACGACGCGCTCATTGGTGGAAATGCCTCCGCTGAAGGCCCCGAGGGCGACGGTACTGAAAGCACAGTAGTCACTGGTGTCGATATTGTCATGAACCATCACTTGCAAGAAACTAGCTTTACAAAAGAAGCCTACAAGAAGTACATCAAAGATTACATGAAATC aATCAAAGGCAAACTTGAAGAACAcagaccagaaagagtaaaacctTTTATGACAGGTGCTGCAGAACAAATCAAGCACATCCTTGCTAATTTCAAAAACTACCAG TTCTTTATTGGTGAAAACATGAATCCAGATGGCATGGTTGCTCTGCTGGACTACCGTGAGGATGGTGTGACCCCATATATGATTTTCTTTAAGGATGgtttagaaatggaaaaatgt TAA
- the TPT1 gene encoding translationally-controlled tumor protein isoform X2: MIIYRDLISHDEMFSDIYKIREIADGLCLEVEGKMVSRTEGNIDDALIGGNASAEGPEGDGTESTVVTGVDIVMNHHLQETSFTKEAYKKYIKDYMKSIKGKLEEHRPERVKPFMTGAAEQIKHILANFKNYQFFIGENMNPDGMVALLDYREDGVTPYMIFFKDGLEMEKC, encoded by the exons ATGATCATCTACCGGGACCTCATCAGCC ATGATGAGATGTTCTCCGACATCTACAAAATCCGGGAGATCGCGGACGGGCTGTGCCTGGAGGTGGAGGGGAAG ATGGTCAGTAGGACAGAGGGTAACATTGACGACGCGCTCATTGGTGGAAATGCCTCCGCTGAAGGCCCCGAGGGCGACGGTACTGAAAGCACAGTAGTCACTGGTGTCGATATTGTCATGAACCATCACTTGCAAGAAACTAGCTTTACAAAAGAAGCCTACAAGAAGTACATCAAAGATTACATGAAATC aATCAAAGGCAAACTTGAAGAACAcagaccagaaagagtaaaacctTTTATGACAGGTGCTGCAGAACAAATCAAGCACATCCTTGCTAATTTCAAAAACTACCAG TTCTTTATTGGTGAAAACATGAATCCAGATGGCATGGTTGCTCTGCTGGACTACCGTGAGGATGGTGTGACCCCATATATGATTTTCTTTAAGGATGgtttagaaatggaaaaatgt TAA